In the genome of Vespa crabro chromosome 17, iyVesCrab1.2, whole genome shotgun sequence, one region contains:
- the LOC124430154 gene encoding 40S ribosomal protein S6-like isoform X1, with amino-acid sequence MKLNVSFPATGCQKLFEISDEHKLRMFYEKRMGAEVEADSLGDEWKGYVVRIAGGNDKQGFPMKQGILTNGRVRLLLSKGHSCYRPRRDGERKRKSVRGCIVDANLSVLALVIAKKGEQEIPGLTDTQVPRRLGPKRASKIRKLFNLSKEDDVRQFVVKRPVQKEGKKERLKAPKIQRLITPLTLQRRRHRRALKKRRCLARKEQAADYAKLLAQRQKEAKNRRQEEIKRRRSASMRDSKSSNQSTPTAATQK; translated from the exons ATGAAG TTGAACGTATCATTCCCGGCAACAGGATGCCAAAAATTATTCGAGATTTCGGACGAGCACAAGCTCCGAATGTTTTACGAAAAACGAATGGGAGCAGAGGTAGAAGCCGATTCTCTTGGCGATGAATGGAAGGGATATGTAGTACGTATTGCTGGTGGTAATGACAAACAAGGCTTCCCTATGAAACAGGGTATTTTAACTAATG GTCGCGTacgattattactatcgaaGGGACACTCTTGCTATAGACCCAGACGCGATGGTGAAAGGAAACGTAAATCTGTACGTGGTTGCATCGTCGATGCGAATCTGTCGGTACTTGCTCTGGTAATTGCGAAAAAGGGAGAACAG gAAATTCCTGGACTTACCGATACGCAAGTTCCACGTCGTTTGGGACCAAAAAGAGCTAGTAAAATTCGTAAGCTCTTTAATCTTTCTAAGGAAGACGACGTACGTCAATTCGTTGTTAAAAGACCTGTACAGAAAGAAGGCAAAAAGGAACGTCTAAAGGCACCTAAAATACAACGTCTTATTACTCCATTAACGTTACAG AGAAGAAGACATAGACGTGCATTGAAAAAGAGGCGTTGTTTGGCACGTAAGGAACAGGCTGCCGATTATGCCAAGTTGCTGGCCCAAAGGCAAAAGGAAGCAAAGAATAGACgtcaagaagaaataaaacgaagacgTAGTGCTTCCATGCGTGATTCGAAATCATCGAATCAGTCTACACCAACAGCAGCAACacagaaatga
- the LOC124430154 gene encoding 40S ribosomal protein S6-like isoform X2, which yields MFYEKRMGAEVEADSLGDEWKGYVVRIAGGNDKQGFPMKQGILTNGRVRLLLSKGHSCYRPRRDGERKRKSVRGCIVDANLSVLALVIAKKGEQEIPGLTDTQVPRRLGPKRASKIRKLFNLSKEDDVRQFVVKRPVQKEGKKERLKAPKIQRLITPLTLQRRRHRRALKKRRCLARKEQAADYAKLLAQRQKEAKNRRQEEIKRRRSASMRDSKSSNQSTPTAATQK from the exons ATGTTTTACGAAAAACGAATGGGAGCAGAGGTAGAAGCCGATTCTCTTGGCGATGAATGGAAGGGATATGTAGTACGTATTGCTGGTGGTAATGACAAACAAGGCTTCCCTATGAAACAGGGTATTTTAACTAATG GTCGCGTacgattattactatcgaaGGGACACTCTTGCTATAGACCCAGACGCGATGGTGAAAGGAAACGTAAATCTGTACGTGGTTGCATCGTCGATGCGAATCTGTCGGTACTTGCTCTGGTAATTGCGAAAAAGGGAGAACAG gAAATTCCTGGACTTACCGATACGCAAGTTCCACGTCGTTTGGGACCAAAAAGAGCTAGTAAAATTCGTAAGCTCTTTAATCTTTCTAAGGAAGACGACGTACGTCAATTCGTTGTTAAAAGACCTGTACAGAAAGAAGGCAAAAAGGAACGTCTAAAGGCACCTAAAATACAACGTCTTATTACTCCATTAACGTTACAG AGAAGAAGACATAGACGTGCATTGAAAAAGAGGCGTTGTTTGGCACGTAAGGAACAGGCTGCCGATTATGCCAAGTTGCTGGCCCAAAGGCAAAAGGAAGCAAAGAATAGACgtcaagaagaaataaaacgaagacgTAGTGCTTCCATGCGTGATTCGAAATCATCGAATCAGTCTACACCAACAGCAGCAACacagaaatga
- the LOC124430151 gene encoding putative uncharacterized protein DDB_G0282133, with translation MKKISVTMKHNKSFGLVKHSNDIDSSKYWVSGEEFFRTPSKKYKNDSEDRRTNSNILQWRHCIDSNNTKLLDDDFLLPTQEKSDDIESYILKDIKKNSNKGDTNFLDLFELPFYRPESENTDYNTKSKTKVLSKDLIKEEKEEDEDDLNEIFNWINDFERTRKKLYSNDNIPKDFDGKTKENSLKNSLRSNFSFVTKDFNETNRTNPNKDVSKSNKTEDNRCYISESLKESKDVVSSNITKTNSQDQSNRWIIENISDRVTPNQNFSSKLRNSNRLVSNNANVYNHIYLSSKYSEKFLDITKLIKLMRKFARVSRIRRRIFKRTTNNRSTNCLPIVRMRNHSLFFNDSDDLKENVCDTLAGIKEELSDNLLRVKKLREKLPNFNVIRSISTPEVDETLNEVITRCKNYIRDNNYCEEAITKMNDLLTKSVNDLQKIVKEEKLVLSKKTLRKPIEEQYYKHLESIHGRQDFPKNDIKQVLNGRKKMIDRKNKVKGLINDMLRLTNDISTVEGDKENIKKPVNRKTNVSDNMKTRQSNNRLEMKMNRGEKIKSSTIKNVDQMASEVNFISKKFQTASSSSSSSFSNVRKNKLVSFKKDKTLKENQNRSERPIVCYQQLKSLEKTKESARTISNISFNNNKEKVKNNVWARLETVQANKDKKSNEVCEKKTRMSPSIYVIDKHHDRSKKSNDIRLKRQINVQPVWKPGGTVKSFASNPTFRNNEPTNRRTWQQRFEKDNQEIKKSIINPSEPTVSNRNNLFKEYRRNGNFGEKCVTDLCELLAEIRITQKELKDNSNLLSETHSSPYNQSQIPLSNTSLNKVRVNSDELYSKKEKSESKSRPGIPRLNPLKVVFKDKHDDKLSVTHNSSNTNVSTEIFTKDYEKREESEKISCSNEKNDNRNLSSTILLEVPDKFPIIPSSEYKNHEIDEETMNENIKEKSFNEKLHSSNEKIIKTDDTLEKSILKSNINLDHDTLSIENQPSLISFRNINCNPELNSISTLITMVTSSKCCQLSCPSSLSSKTNFIFEQSFGKKKTNEIDKDSLENSTDDNDEENEFKLNELKDRIKKDSDLIEDKKKHQTSLNLLSDILCSSTSYALTNKFKEDQSKLEYSNIRNDISRDSLNNVSIDSKSNDDTDQEIKSIENVRSKDNDETIACMIDEKKCKSSQTITDTKSFCDAYTNVEDTKSNCIKYVDRIVPSPNDIDLKISLKDVATEILSQDQSTLLLTEMNECSSTEKNCATDLIINSSNDCNEIKTIINVESKSVYTCEEKDLDHNDRWVMETVDLYCEQPNDNLPISIEKCKVENNDSIDPNDRWVAETVDLYCEQPNYENDFKEDKNELNKSSESKINNNVTIKKSMLSVSLIDQLKGIKEQLENVDIKLNKLQETTNDANDAFSRINITNIPFDSNTKEIISVSSNDLSESSNIKNVMIDDQSSSSTIESSISSNSFKRSSSISQERPFERFNINFNEINDVTDVFQMTSCYSKNLCDAIKIYKDKTIVNNQSDECKKSSSKKSFEESVGYFEKDPKEFDEQLTCEYFNKNCSRSYDNNNFNDDDKEIISIKSKSSSVEHIFYELRTTDYSSSADESDNAESFVCLSIKNSNDVQKRETKTISNSIGKVSSSVLSIKDQRLEIMKYLDKETNFTYCNEQTESNDFHDLIISREGLLLLIYFTVCSIVFFCFNFSITCESWFIT, from the exons atgaaaaaaatttctgtcACAATGAAACATAACAAATCCTTTGGTTTGGTTAAACATTCAAATGATATTGATTCATCAAAATATTGGGTGTCTGGTGAAGAATTCTTTCGAACGCcatcaaaaaaatataaaaacgattcaGAGGATCGTCGTACGAACTCGAATATTCTTCAATGGCGTCATTGTATAGATTCGAATAATACGAAACTATTAGacgatgattttcttttaccaACTCAAGAGAAAAGTGACGATATcgaatcgtatatattaaaagatataaaaaaaaattcaaataaaggTGATACCAATTTTCTCGATCTATTCGAATTACCATTTTATCGGCCTGAATCAGAAAATACTGACTATAATACGAAAAGTAAAACGAAGGTATTGTCGaaagatttaattaaagaagaaaaagaagaagatgaagatgatttgaatgaaatattcaattgGATAAATGATttcgaaagaacgagaaaaaagcTTTATTCCAATGATAATATTCCAAAGGATTTCGACggtaaaacaaaagaaaattctttgaaaaattcattacgTTCCAATTTCTCATTTGTTACGAAGGATTTCAACGAAACGAACCGAACAAACCCGAATAAGGACGTTTCGAAATCGAACAAAACCGAAGATAACCGATGTTATATCTCCGAATCTTTGAAAGAAAGCAAGGACGTAGTATCATCgaatattacaaaaacaaaTTCCCAAGATCAATCGAATCGTTGgatcatagaaaatatttctgataGAGTTACACCAAATCAAAATTTCTCATCGAAATTGAGAAATTCAAATCGGCTCGTTTCAAATAACGCCAATGTATacaatcatatttatttatcgtcgaAGTATTCGGAAAAATTTCTTGACATAACtaagttaattaaattaatgcgAAAATTTGCACGTGTTAGTCGTATTAGACGAAGAATATTCAAACGAACAACTAACAATAGATCGACAAATTGTTTGCCCATTGTTCGTATGAGAAATCATTcgttatttttcaatgattctGATGATTTGAAGGAAAACGTTTGTGACACTTTGGCGGGAATTAAAGAGGAATTGTCGGACAATTTACTACGGGTTAAAAAGTTACGTGAAAAATTACCGAATTTTAATGTGATTCGTTCTATTTCTACGCCGGAAGTCGATGAAACTTTGAACGAAGTTATAACGag atgtaaaaattatattcgtgataataattattgtgaaGAAGCCATAACAAAAATGAATGATTTATTAACGAAAAGTGTTAACGATCTTCAAAAAATTGTAAAGGAGGAAAAGCTCGTTCTCTCTAAGAAAACTTTAAGAAAGCCTATAGAag aacaatattataaacatttagaATCTATTCATGGAAGGCAAGATTTTCCAAAAAATGAC atTAAGCAAGTATTAAATGGCAGGAAGAAAATgattgatagaaaaaataaagttaagggattaataaatgatatgtTGCGTTTAACCAATGATATTTCTACTGTAGAaggtgataaagaaaatattaaaaagccTGTCAATCGTAAAACGAATGTTTCAGATAATATGAAAACTAGACAATCAAACAATAG AttggaaatgaaaatgaatcgtGGTGAAAAGATTAAATCGAGTACGATTAAGAATGTAGATCAAATGGCAAGTGAagtgaattttatttctaaaaaatttcaaactgcttcttcatcttctaGTTCTTCCTTTTCGAATGTTAGAAAAAACAAACTGGTTAGctttaagaaagataaaacattGAAAGAGAATCAAAATCGTTCAGAAAGGCCGATCGTTTGTTATCAACAATTAAAAAGTTtagaaaagacgaaagaatCTGCACGTacgatttcaaatatttctttcaataataacaaagaaaaggtTAAGAATAATGTTTGGGCACGTTTGGAAACTGTTCAagcaaataaagataaaaaaagtaatgaagtgtgcgaaaaaaaaacaagaatgtCACCGTCGATCTACGTTATCGACAAGCATCatgatcgatcgaagaaatcTAATGATATCCGTTTAAAGCGGCAAATCAACGTTCAACCAGTTTGGAAACCAGGCGGCACCGTTAAATCCTTTGCTTCTAATCCAACGTTTCGAAATAATGAACCGACTAATCGTCGTACGTGGCAGCAACGTTTTGAAAAAGACaatcaagaaataaaaaa aTCAATCATTAATCCATCAGAGCCAACAGTCTCGAACAGAAATAATCTCTTTAAGGAGTATCGAAGGAATGGTAATTTTGGCGAAAAATGTGTAACTGATTTGTGCGAATTACTCGC agaaataagaataacgcagaaagaattaaaagacaATAGTAATTTATTATCCGAAACGCATTCCTCTCCGTATAATCAATCACAAATACCATTATCGAATACATCCTTGAATAAGGTCCGAGTTAATAGTGACGAATTAtattcgaagaaagagaaatctgAATCTAAATCACGTCCAGGTATACCGAGATTAAATCCATTGAAAGTTGTATTTAAAGATAAACATGATGATAAGTTATCAGTTACGCATAATTCTTCTAATACAAATGTTTCTACGGAAATTTTCACGAAAGATTatgaaaaaagggaggaaagtgaaaaaatttcatgttccaatgaaaaaaatgataatagaaatttgtCATCGACGATTTTATTAGAAGTTCCTGATAAATTCCCTATAATTCCATCCTctgaatataaaaatcatgaaattgACGAAGAgacaatgaatgaaaatattaaagaaaaatcgtttaacgAAAAATTACATTCatctaatgaaaaaattattaaaacagaTGATACTTTAGAAAAGtctatattaaaaagtaatatcaatTTGGATCATGATACATTATCAATCGAGAATCAACCAAgtttaatatcttttagaaatataaaCTGTAATCctgaattaaattcaatatctactttaataacgatggtaacaTCATCAAAATGTTGTCAATTATCGTGTCCGTCTTCGTTATCGTCAAAaaccaattttattttcgaacaGTCTtttgggaaaaagaaaacgaacgaaatcgACAAGGATTCTTTAGAAAATTCGaccgatgataatgacgaggaaaatgaatttaaattgaatgaattaaaagatcgaattaaaaaagattctgATCTAAttgaagataagaagaaacatCAAACgtctttgaatttattatcggATATTTTATGTTCTTCAACATCTTATgctttaacaaataaatttaaagaagATCAAAGTAAATtagaatattcaaatattagaAATGATATTTCGAGGGATTCTTTGAACAATGTTTCTATTGATTCGAAATCAAACGATGATACTGATCAAGAGATAAAATCAATAGAAAATGTTCGATCcaaagataatgacgaaacGATCGCATGCAtgatcgacgaaaaaaaatgtaaaagttcACAAACTATAACGGATACGAAATCATTTTGCGATGCTTATACTAACGTCGAGGATACAAAATctaattgtattaaatatgTCGATAGAATAGTTCCTTCTCCCAATGATattgatttgaaaatatcattgaaGGATGTTGCTACGGAAATTCTTTCGCAAGATcaatcgacattattattaacagaaATGAACGAATGTTCGTCTACGGAGAAAAATTGTGCTactgatttaattataaattcttcGAACGATTGCAACGAAATTAAGACCATTATTAACGTTGAATCAAAATCGGTATACACGTGCGAGGAAAAAGATCTGGATCATAATGATCGATGGGTCATGGAAACCGTAGATTTATATTGTGAACAACCTAATGACAATCTACCaatatcaatagaaaaatgtaaagtagaaaataatgattctaTTGATCCTAATGATCGATGGGTCGCGGAAACCGTAGATTTATATTGCGAACAACCTAATTACGAAAATGACTTCAAAgaggataaaaatgaattaaataaatcatctgaatcgaaaataaataataatgtcacTATTAAAAAATCTATGTTATCGGTATCATTGATTGATCAATTGAAAGGTATCAAAGAACAATTGGAAAACgttgatataaaattgaataaattacaGGAAACTACAAACGATGCCAATGATGCATTTTCTCGTATTAACATAACTAATATACCATTTGATTCTAATACCAAGGAAATAATATCTGTTTCATCGAATGATTTATCAGAATCgtccaatataaaaaatgttatgaTCGATGATCAATCATCTTCTTCGACGATAGAATCGTCTATATCTTCTAATTCTTTCAAACGATCATCGAGTATTTCGCAAGAACGTCCTTTCGaacgttttaatataaatttcaatgaaataaatgatgtAACAGATGTTTTCCAAATGACATCTTgttattcgaaaaatttatgcgacgccattaaaatctataaagataaaacgatcGTTAATAATCAATCGGACGAATGTAAAAAAAGTTCATCGAAAAAGTCATTCGAGGAATCTGTAggatattttgaaaaagatcCTAAAGAATTTGACGAACAATTAACTtgcgaatattttaataaaaattgttctcgttcttacgacaataataattttaatgacgatgacaaggagattattagtattaaaagTAAATCATCTTCTGtcgaacatattttttatgaattaagaACAACTGATTATTCATCATCCGCCGATGAATCTGACAATGCTGAAAGTTTCGTATgtctttcgattaaaaattctaacgatgtgcaaaagagagaaacgaaaacaatatcaaACTCCATTGGGAAAGTATCGTCAAGTGTTTTGAGTATAAAAGATCAACGTTTagagataatgaaatatttagataaaGAAACTAATTTTACATATTGTAACGAACAAACAGAATCGAATGATTTtcatgatttaattatttctagaGAAGGCTTGCTTCTTCTTATCTACTTTACTGTATGTTCCatcgtatttttttgtttcaacttttctatCACCTGTGAATCATGGTTTATTACCTAA
- the LOC124430153 gene encoding hemocyte protein-glutamine gamma-glutamyltransferase-like, with the protein MSNKEPLFVDMVYMYEKENARAHHTINYEMIHTENPTPILRRGQAFNLALRFNREYVDETDIVRLLFSFGPNPNVMKGTRGINTITNRDTYLTDLEAWGVRMVAINGMDLSVEVRSPIDSPIGVWQLNVETTILGRKEPPNTYHYEKDIYLLFNPWLKDDLVFMEDEQLLDEYIMNDVGKIWVGPWGSSRGREWVFGQFDACILPACQLLLERSGIKAVSRGDPIKMCRAISRIVNSNDDQGVITGRWDGDYEDGTAPAAWTGSVPILEQFLETKDEVKYGQCWVFAGVVTTVCRALGIPSRVVSNLVSAHDANASLSVDRYYNADNEELEYDPNNMMGEDSIWNYHVWNDVWMARPDLPKGYGGWQAIDATPQEQSDSFYQCGPASVEAIRQGAVGYNFDVTFMLASVNADLMRWKEDPESDLGYSKIDCNKYHIGRMILTKAPWIFDPNGDKDREDITSLYKAKEGTEAERLTLYRAIRSTDRAKKFYSLPEPSKEDVQFDLVDLERVNIGEPFAVTVNIKNKSNKPRTIQAILSAGSVYYTGVKANLVKRASGDFVLQPNASEQLRLTVTVDDYLDKLVEYCIMKLYTIATVKETKQTWADEDDFQVLKPNITVKIEGEPVVGKSSTITLSFKNPLKKTLTNCKFNYAGPGLARNKILPFRDVGPLEEISVQHNLDLKKAGEQKIVATFASKELVDITGSATIEVLDED; encoded by the exons ATGTCTAACAAGGAACCATTGTTCGTTGACATGGTCTACAtgtacgagaaagaaaatgccAGAGCACATCATACTATAAATTACGAAATGATTCATACGGAAAATCCGACACCGATATTACGACGAGGTCAAGCTTTCAATTTGGCATTGAGATTCAATCGTGAATACGTCGATGAAACTGATATCGTCAGACTATTGTTCAGTTTTGGTCCAAATCCAAATGTAATGAAGGGTACCAGAGGCATCAACACTATAACCAATCGAGACACTTATTTAACCGATTTAGAAGCATGGGGTGTAAGAATGGTAGCGATCAATGGAATGGATTTATCGGTTGAAGTTAGAAGTCCAATTGACAGTCCAATTGGTGTATGGCAATTGAACGTGGAGACAACGATTCTTGGAAGAAAAGAACCTCCGAATACGTATCACTATGAAAAAGACATATACTTGTTGTTCAATCCTTGGCTGAAAG ATGATCTGGTTTTCATGGAGGATGAACAACTTCTCGACGAATACATTATGAATGACGTTGGAAAAATATGGGTTGGCCCATGGGGAAGTTCTCGAGGCAGAGAATGGGTCTTTGGTCAATTCGACGCATGCATTTTACCAGCTTGTCAATTATTATTGGAAAGATCGGGTATCAAGGCTGTGTCCAGAGGAGATCCCATTAAAATGTGTCGTGCGATATCAAGAATC GTAAATTCGAACGATGATCAAGGTGTTATAACTGGTCGATGGGACGGTGATTACGAAGATGGTACAGCACCAGCAGCCTGGACCGGAAGCGTCCCGATATTAGAACAATTTTTAGAAACAAAAGACGAAGTAAAATACGGACAATGTTGGGTATTCGCTGGTGTCGTAACAACCGTCTGTCGAGCACTTGGAATACCATCCAGAGTTGTATCAAATCTTGTATCGGCCCACGACGCAAATGCCTCGTTATCGGTCGATCGTTATTACAATGCTGATAACGAGGAACTCGAATATGATCCTAATAATATGATGGGTGAAGATTCGATTTGGAATTATCACGTTTGGAACGACGTTTGGATGGCCAGGCCTGATTTACCTAAGGGTTATGGTGGTTGGCAAGCGATAGACGCTACACCGCAGGAACAATCAGATAGTTTTTATCAATGTGGACCTGCATCCGTCGAAGCTATAAGACAAGGTGCCGTTGGTTATAATTTTGACGTTACTTTTATGTTGGCTTCAGTTAACGCCGATCTTATGAGATGGAAGGAAGATCCAGAAAGCGATTTAGGATACTCCAAGATCGATTGTAACAAATATCA TATCGGTCGAATGATCTTGACAAAAGCACCATGGATCTTTGATCCAAATGGTGACAAGGATAGAGAGGATATAACGTCCCTTTACAAAGCTAAAGAAG gcaCGGAGGCAGAAAGATTGACCTTGTACAGAGCAATACGTAGTACAGACAGagcaaaaaaattttattccttgCCAGAACCAAGCAAGGAAGACGTTCAATTTGATCTAGTTGATCTCGAACGTGTTAACATAGGAGAACCATTTGCAGTTACcgtaaatataaagaataaatcgaataaaccAAGAACGATTCAGGCTATATTATCCGCAGGGAGTGTTTATTATACCGGAGTCAAGGCAAACTTGGTGAAGAGAGCCTCTGGTGATTTTGTTCTTCAACCTAATGCCA GCGAACAACTAAGACTAACAGTCACCGTAGACGATTATCTCGATAAATTGGTAGAGTATTGTATAATGAAACTCTACACGATTGCTACGGTTAAAGAGACGAAACAAACTTGGGCGGATGAGGATGATTTTCAAGTTCTCAAACCTAATATCACTGTTAAG ATCGAAGGTGAACCAGTCGTTGGAAAATCGTCGACCATAACGCTTAGCTTTAAGAATCCTTTGAAAAAAACATTAACTAATTGCAAATTTAATTACGCTGGTCCTGGATTGGCCAGAAACAAGATTTTACCTTTCAGGGATGTTGGACCATTGGAAGAAATTTCTGTGCAACATAATTTGGATCTAAAAAAAGCTGGTGAACAAAAGATCGTAGCCACGTTTGCCTCGAAAGAATTAGTCGATATCACCGGATCGGCTACGATCGAGGTCTTGGATGAGGAttga